In the genome of Planctomycetota bacterium, one region contains:
- a CDS encoding CehA/McbA family metallohydrolase — translation MHDYKGCLHIHSTYSDGHSPAPDILDAAREAGLDYIVLTDHDTLAARDAGLAGWRDGLLLDVGVELEAGGHHAIALGLSDLEGVRGAPTIEAAFQAVGRKGGLAFVVHPVPVHKPLFDACVPGWTDWHLDGYHGVEIWPYLHDWIRDLHLWNLLSHYRHPDRWIRGPEPSVLAHWDAAGQRRRVVGIGSLDNHAKRVPFRRLGLDFMEFFPHRRMFGTVRTHVLSPEPFAGHSEQDTELLHRLLAGGRCYVSYDLLADATGFCFEGRHGQGAIAMGEETQAAREVSFRVVSPVTADLRLLRDGRVVASARGRELKAAHGGPGVYRVEASLDGRPWVFTNPIYLRG, via the coding sequence ATGCATGACTACAAGGGCTGCCTCCACATCCACTCGACCTACTCGGACGGCCACTCGCCCGCGCCCGACATCCTGGACGCCGCGCGCGAGGCGGGCCTCGACTACATCGTGCTCACCGATCACGACACCCTGGCCGCGCGCGACGCGGGCCTGGCCGGCTGGCGCGACGGCCTGCTGCTCGACGTGGGCGTGGAACTGGAGGCCGGCGGACACCACGCCATCGCCCTCGGCCTGAGCGACCTCGAGGGCGTGAGGGGCGCGCCGACCATCGAGGCCGCGTTCCAGGCGGTGGGCCGCAAGGGCGGCCTCGCCTTCGTCGTCCACCCCGTGCCCGTCCACAAGCCCCTCTTCGATGCCTGCGTGCCCGGCTGGACCGACTGGCATCTCGACGGCTACCACGGCGTCGAGATCTGGCCCTACCTCCACGACTGGATCCGCGACCTGCACCTCTGGAACCTGCTCTCCCACTATCGGCACCCCGACCGCTGGATCCGCGGCCCGGAGCCAAGCGTGCTGGCGCACTGGGACGCTGCGGGGCAGCGCCGCCGCGTGGTGGGCATTGGCTCGCTCGACAATCACGCCAAGCGGGTGCCGTTCCGGCGCCTGGGGCTGGACTTCATGGAGTTCTTCCCCCACCGCCGCATGTTCGGCACCGTGCGCACCCACGTGCTCTCGCCCGAGCCGTTCGCCGGACACAGCGAGCAGGACACGGAGCTTCTGCACCGGCTGCTCGCCGGCGGGCGGTGTTACGTGAGCTACGACTTGCTGGCCGATGCCACCGGCTTCTGCTTCGAGGGGCGGCACGGCCAGGGGGCCATCGCCATGGGCGAGGAAACCCAGGCGGCGCGTGAAGTGAGCTTCCGAGTCGTGTCGCCCGTGACAGCCGACTTGCGGCTCCTGCGCGATGGCCGCGTGGTGGCGAGCGCCCGCGGCCGTGAGCTGAAGGCCGCCCACGGCGGGCCGGGCGTCTACCGAGTCGAAGCGTCCCTCGACGGGCGTCCCTGGGTGTTCACGAACCCCATCTACCTGCGTGGTTGA
- a CDS encoding ribonuclease HI family protein, translated as MAKLSDRQIARLVRQYLDVNRLLAEHPELSRQELETFWVRHALNDLAPAPPARTGELFGDALGATGKALVARCDGASRGNPGPAAIGVAIFDENGAPVRRISETIGHTTNNVAEYQAVIRAAEEALRLGAARLTLLLDSELLACQLRGVYKVKAPHLQPYHEKALGLLGRLDSWEVRHVPREQNAAADRLANEALDRARP; from the coding sequence TTGGCCAAGCTGAGTGACCGGCAGATCGCCCGCCTCGTTCGCCAGTATCTCGATGTCAATCGCCTGCTGGCCGAGCACCCGGAGCTCTCGCGGCAGGAGCTGGAGACATTCTGGGTGCGCCACGCGCTGAACGACCTTGCGCCCGCGCCGCCGGCGCGCACAGGCGAGTTGTTCGGCGATGCGCTCGGCGCGACGGGGAAGGCGCTGGTGGCGCGGTGCGATGGCGCCTCGCGCGGCAACCCCGGGCCGGCGGCGATCGGAGTCGCGATCTTCGATGAGAACGGCGCGCCCGTTCGACGCATCAGCGAGACGATAGGCCACACGACGAACAACGTGGCGGAGTATCAGGCCGTCATCCGCGCGGCCGAGGAAGCGCTGCGCCTGGGCGCCGCCCGCCTCACGCTGCTGCTCGACAGCGAACTGCTCGCCTGCCAGCTCCGAGGCGTCTACAAGGTCAAGGCCCCGCACTTGCAGCCGTACCACGAGAAGGCGCTCGGCCTGCTGGGCCGCCTTGACTCGTGGGAGGTCCGTCACGTCCCGCGCGAGCAGAACGCCGCGGCCGACCGGCTTGCCAACGAGGCGCTGGACAGGGCACGGCCCTGA